The Canis lupus dingo isolate Sandy chromosome 4, ASM325472v2, whole genome shotgun sequence genome contains a region encoding:
- the FBLL1 gene encoding rRNA/tRNA 2'-O-methyltransferase fibrillarin-like protein 1: MSARRPPRPRAARGGGPRSSSSAAAAAAAAAGRWPTRDRRPRQLPPGCRVPGARHEVRAQLARGGGGGGAGGRGGWGGGGRGGEGGHAGKGGSGARPRVLGGRGRGRGGAGGGGGQRRGGAARSKSRRRKGAASASVEPHRHEGVFLYRGAEDALVTLNMVPGQSVYGERRLTVTAGGVKQEYRAWNPFRSKLAAAILGGVDQIHIKPKSKVLYLGAASGTTVSHVSDIIGPDGLVYAVEFSHRAGRDLVNVAKKRTNIIPVLEDARHPLKYRMLIGMVDVIFADVAQPDQSRIVALNAHTFLRNGGHFLISIKANCIDSTASAEAVFASEVRKLQQENLKPQEQLTLEPYERDHAVVVGVYRPLPKSGGK, translated from the coding sequence ATGTCAGCACGTCGGCCGCCGCGTCCCAGGGCGGCTCGGGGCGGGGGCCCGCGGTCGAGcagctccgccgccgccgccgccgccgccgccgccggtcGCTGGCCCACGCGGGACCGCCGCCCGCGACAGCTGCCGCCCGGGTGCCGGGTGCCCGGGGCGCGCCATGAAGTCCGCGCGCAGctcgcgcggggcgggggcgggggcggggcggggggccgcggcggctggggcgggggcgggcgcggcggcgaGGGCGGCCACGCGGGCAAGGGCGGCTCCGGGGCGCGGCCCCGTGTCCtgggcggccggggccgggggcgcgggggcgcgggcggcgggggcgggcagcggcgcgggggcgcggcgAGGAGCAAGAGCCGCCGCAGGAAGGGCGCCGCGAGCGCGTCGGTGGAGCCGCACAGGCACGAGGGCGTGTTCCTCTACCGCGGCGCGGAGGACGCGCTGGTGACGCTGAACATGGTGCCGGGCCAGTCGGTGTACGGCGAGCGGCGGCTCACGGTGACCGCGGGCGGCGTCAAGCAGGAGTACCGCGCCTGGAACCCCTTCCGCTCCAAGCTGGCGGCCGCCATCCTGGGCGGGGTCGACCAGATCCACATCAAGCCCAAGTCCAAGGTGCTGTACCTGGGCGCCGCCTCGGGGACCACGGTCTCCCACGTCTCCGACATCATCGGCCCCGACGGCCTGGTCTACGCGGTCGAGTTCTCCCACCGGGCTGGCCGCGACCTGGTCAACGTGGCCAAGAAGCGAACCAACATCATCCCGGTCCTCGAAGATGCCCGGCACCCCCTCAAGTACCGCATGCTCATCGGGATGGTGGACGTGATCTTTGCCGACGTGGCCCAGCCCGACCAGTCCCGCATAGTGGCCTTGAACGCCCACACCTTCCTGCGCAACGGGGGCCACTTCCTCATCTCCATCAAGGCCAACTGCATCGACTCGACTGCGTCCGCCGAGGCGGTGTTTGCCTccgaggtgaggaagctgcagcaGGAGAACCTGAAGCCCCAAGAGCAGCTGACGCTGGAGCCGTACGAGAGGGACCACGCCGTGGTGGTCGGCGTCTACCGGCCCCTCCCCAAGAGCGGCGGCAAGTAG